One genomic segment of Desmodus rotundus isolate HL8 chromosome 5, HLdesRot8A.1, whole genome shotgun sequence includes these proteins:
- the LOC128781113 gene encoding hemoglobin subunit epsilon-1-like: MVHFTSEEKAAITNVWSKVNVEEAGGEALGRLLAVYPWTQRFFDNFGNLSSSSAIMGNPKVKAHGKKVLTSFGDAIKNLDNLKGTFAKLSELHCDKLHVDPENFKLLGNVLEIILASHFGKEFSPQVQAAYHKVVAGVATALAHKYH, translated from the exons ATGGTGCATTTTACTAGTGAGGAGAAGGCTGCTATCACTAATGTGTGGAGCAAAGTCAATGTGGAGGAGGCTGGAGGCGAGGCTCTGGGCAG GCTTTTGGCCGTCTACCCCTGGACACAGAGGTTCTTTGATAACTTTGGCAACCTGTCCTCTTCCTCTGCCATAATGGGCAACCCCAAGGTCAAAGCTCATGGCAAGAAGGTGCTGACCTCCTTTGGAGATGCCATTAAGAACTTGGACAACCTCAAGGGCACCTTTGCTAAGCTGAGTGAGCTGCATTGTGACAAACTGCATGTGGATCCTGAGAACTTCAAG CTCCTGGGCAATGTGCTGGAGATCATCCTGGCTTCTCATTTTGGCAAGGAATTCAGCCCTCAGGTGCAGGCTGCCTATcataaggtggtggctggtgtgGCCACTGCCCTAGCTCACAAATACCACTGA